A genomic segment from Diospyros lotus cultivar Yz01 chromosome 5, ASM1463336v1, whole genome shotgun sequence encodes:
- the LOC127801791 gene encoding synaptotagmin-1-like, protein MGLLSTLMGFTGFGVGLSAGLLIGYFLFIYFQPTDVKDPVIRPLVEQDSGTLQRLLPEIPLWVKNPDYDRIDWLNKFIEYMWPYLDKAICKTAISIAKPIIAEQTPKYKIDSVEFETFTLGTLPPTFQGMKVYITDEKELIMEPSVKWAGNPNVTVAVKAFGLKANIQVVDLQIFAAPRITLKPLVPSFPCFAKICVSLMEKPHVDFGLKLLGADLMSVPGLYRFVQELIKDQVANMYLWPRILEVAIMDPTKAMKRPVGILHVKVLRAMKLRKKDLLGGSDPFVKLKLTEDKVQSKKTTVKHKSLNPEWNEEFNMVVKDPETQVLELNVYDWEQVGKPEKMGMNVIPLKELSPDEPKVTTCNLLKNMNPDDAENDKLRGQLVVELTYKPFKEDNIANDIEGEKAPEGAPAGGGMLVVIIHEAQDVEGKHHTNPYARIIFRGEEKKTKHVKKNRDPRWEEEFHFMLEEPPIHDRIHVEVVSTSSRIGLLHPKEILGYIDINLSDVVNNKRINEKFHLIDSRNGRIQIELQWKPSS, encoded by the exons ATGGGTTTGTTGAGTACTTTGATGGGGTTTACGGGATTCGGAGTCGGGCTCTCTGCCGGCCTGCTAATTGGGTACTTCCTCTTCATCTACTTCCAGCCCACTGATGTtaag GACCCTGTTATTCGACCATTGGTTGAACAAGATTCTGGGACATTGCAGAGACTGCTTCCTGAGATTCCTCTTTGGGTGAAAAATCCAGATTATGATCGT ATTGATTGGCTAAACAAGTTTATCGAGTATATGTGGCCTTATCTGGACAAG GCAATATGCAAGACTGCTATAAGTATTGCAAAACCCATTATTGCTGAGCAAACTCCGAAGTATAAGATTGATTCTGTTGAATTTGAGACATTTACTTTGGGGACTCTTCCACCAACGTTCCAAG GTATGAAAGTCTATATTACTGATGAGAAGGAGTTGATTATGGAACCATCCGTGAAATGGGCAGGAAATCCTAATGTCACTGTTGCTGTCAAAGCATTCGGCTTGAAAGCAAACATTCAG GTGGTGGATTTGCAAATATTTGCTGCGCCACGAATAACTCTAAAGCCATTGGTGCCAAGCTTTCCTTGTTTCGCCAAAATCTGCGTGTCTCTCATGGAAAAG CCACATGTGGACTTTGGACTTAAGCTCCTTGGGGCTGATCTTATGTCAGTTCCTGGTCTGTACAGGTTCGTTCAG GAGCTTATCAAAGACCAGGTTGCCAACATGTATCTATGGCCCAGAATCCTAGAAGTAGCAATCATGGATCCAACTAA AGCCATGAAGAGGCCTGTAGGAATCCTTCATGTGAAGGTTCTGAGGGCAATGAAACTTAGAAAAAAAGACCTGCTGGGTGGTTCAGACCCTTTTGTAAAGTTAAAGCTCACTGAAGATAAGGTTCAATCAAAGAAAACTACGGTTAAGCACAAGAGCCTGAACCCTGAATGGAATGAGGAGTTTAACATGGTTGTTAAAGATCCGGAGACCCAAGTTTTAGAACTCAATGTTTATGATTGGGAGCAg GTTGGTAAACCTGAAAAGATGGGCATGAATGTAATTCCTTTGAAAGAACTTTCCCCTGATGAACCAAAAGTTACTACTTGCAATCTCCTGAAAAATATGAATCCCGATGATGCTGAAAATGATAAGTTACGTGGGCAGCTTGTGGTGGAATTGACATATAAACCCTTTAAGGAGGACAACATTGCAAATGACATCGAAGGTGAAAAAGCTCCTGAAGGGGCACCTGCTGGTGGAGGCATGCTTGTGGTTATAATTCACGAAGCACAAGATGTTGAAGGAAAACATCACACCAATCCTTATGCAAGGATCATTTTCAGAGGGGAGGAGAAGAAAACTAAG CatgtaaagaaaaatagagatcCTCGATGGGAAGAGGAATTTCATTTCATGCTGGAAGAGCCTCCTATTCACGATAGGATTCATGTGGAAGTTGTGAGCACTTCATCAAGGATTGGCCTACTGCATCCCAAG GAGATTTTGGGGTACATCGACATCAATCTGTCCGATGTTGTCAACAACAAAAGGATCAACGAGAAGTTCCACCTCATCGACTCGAGGAATGGGAGGATACAAATTGAGCTGCAATGGAAACCTTCTTCTTAA
- the LOC127801488 gene encoding L-ascorbate peroxidase 3 → MAMPVVDTEYLRQIDKARRDLRALISSKNCAPIMLRLAWHDAGTYDVHTKTGGPNGSIRSEQEYSHGANNGLKIAIDFCEEIKSKHPKITFADLYQLAGVVAVEVTGGPTVDFVPGRKDSLICPQEGRLPDAKKGVPHLREIFYRMGLSDKDIVALSGGHTLGRAHPERSGFDGPWTKEPLKFDNSYFVELLKEESEGLLKLPSDKALLDDPEFRRYVELYAKDEDAFFRDYAVSHKKLSELGFNPSSKTGVKDAVILAQSAVGVAVAAAVVVLTYLYEVRKKMK, encoded by the exons ATGGCGATGCCAGTTGTCGATACGGAGTACCTCAGGCAAATCGATAAGGCTCGTCGCGATCTACGCGCTCTCATCTCCAGCAAGAATTGCGCCCCCATCATGCTTCGCTTGGC GTGGCACGACGCTGGGACTTATGATGTCCATACGAAGACCGGAGGTCCTAATGGTTCGATCAGGAGCGAGCAAGAGTACAGTCATGGCGCAAACAACGGCTTAAAGATTGCAATTGACTTCTGTG AAGAGATAAAGTCCAAACATCCAAAGATTACATTTGCAGACCTTTACCAG CTTGCTGGTGTTGTTGCAGTTGAGGTCACTGGGGGTCCAACTGTTGACTTTGTTCCTGGAAGGAAG GACTCGCTGATTTGTCCCCAAGAAGGGCGATTACCAGATGCTAAGAAAG GGGTACCGCATTTGAGAGAGATATTCTATAGGATGGGTTTATCTGACAAGGATATTGTAGCACTCTCAGGGGGCCACACACTG gGAAGGGCGCACCCAGAGAGATCAGGTTTTGATGGCCCCTGGACTAAGGAGCCCCTGAAGTTTGATAACTCATACTTCGT GGAGCTGCTGAAGGAAGAATCAGAAGGGCTGTTAAAACTTCCATCAGACAAGGCTCTACTGGATGATCCTGAGTTCCGCCGTTACGTTGAGCTGTATGCAAAG GATGAGGATGCGTTCTTCAGAGATTATGCAGTGTCCCACAAGAAACTATCCGAATTAGGGTTCAATCCGAGCTCCAAGACTGGGGTGAAGGATGCTGTGATACTGGCACAAAGCGCAGTTGGCGTAGCTGTTGCTGCAGCCGTGGTGGTCCTGACTTACTTGTATGAAGTTCgaaaaaagatgaaataa